A genomic segment from Spinacia oleracea cultivar Varoflay chromosome 3, BTI_SOV_V1, whole genome shotgun sequence encodes:
- the LOC110795297 gene encoding F-box/FBD/LRR-repeat protein At1g13570 has protein sequence MDTETTPDLLSDLPLSISEIILSLLPIRDAVRMSTLSTKWRYRWANLPQLIFCDKCVGPSTDKSMVENRLIKFITHALLLHNGPIHKFKICTSILQSCPDIDQWLLFLSRNVVRELTLELGDGEWFRVPACLFSCKKLTLLELCRCELDPPPSFRGFSSLRTLTLNQVLVTPEVIENLISSCPLLESLTLSYYDGLDLNIDAPNLKCLHLEGVFKDLCLEHTPLLEVVSISLYMNTDEIQEHFEQLSGCNFVKFLGGVPNLRKLTGHVYFTKYLSIGIEQWTPSLTYSHLKVIELNQVSFEDMKELLVVLRLITNSPNLQELQISGSSNTNVTLEAPNVDFWETECPSGYTFKRLKTVKMTDMCGVPHEMELIKKLLGNSPVLEKLSIVPCIYVTELKVDMLVELVRLRRASPLAEILFTQE, from the exons ATGGATACTGAAACAACCCCAGATTTACTTAGTGATCTACCACTTAGCATATCTGAGATTATCCTTAGCTTGTTACCTATAAGAGATGCTGTTAGGATGAGCACATTGTCAACCAAATGGAGATATAGATGGGCAAACCTTCCACAGCTTATTTTCTGTGACAAATGTGTTGGTCCTTCTACGGACAAGTCGATGGTCGAAAACAGGCTTATAAAGTTTATTACTCATGCTCTTCTACTTCACAATGGCCCCATTCATAAGTTTAAGATATGTACTTCGATCTTGCAAAGTTGCCCAGATATTGATCAGTGGCTGCTTTTCCTCTCGAGGAATGTTGTTAGGGAACTCACACTTGAATTAGGTGATGGCGAGTGGTTTAGGGTGCCAGCTTGTCTGTTTTCTTGCAAAAAATTGACTCTTTTGGAGCTTTGTCGATGTGAATTAGATCCCCCTCCTAGCTTCAGAGGGTTTTCGAGCTTGCGCACCTTGACACTCAATCAAGTTTTGGTGACACCTGAAGTAATTGAAAACCTAATTTCTAGCTGTCCTCTGCTTGAGAGTTTAACATTGTCATATTATGATGGTTTGGACTTGAACATCGATGCTCCTAATCTTAAGTGCTTGCACCTGGAAGGTGTATTCAAAGATTTATGCCTAGAACATACCCCACTGTTGGAAGTAGTTTCTATCTCTTTGTATATGAACACAGATGAAATTCAGGAGCATTTTGAGCAACTCTCTGGTTGCAATTTTGTCAAGTTTCTTGGTGGTGTACCTAACCTCAGAAAGCTAACTGGACATGTTTACTTTACAAAG TATTTAAGCATAGGCATTGAGCAGTGGACACCATCACTAACTTACAGTCATCTGAAAGTTATTGAATTAAATCAAGTAAGTTTTGAAGACATGAAAGAGTTACTGGTTGTTCTTCGCTTGATTACAAACTCCCCAAACTTGCAGGAGCTTCAGATCTCT GgttcatcaaacacaaatgtTACACTGGAAGCACCTAACGTAGACTTTTGGGAGACTGAATGTCCATCAGGTTACACATTCAAACGGTTGAAAACCGTGAAGATGACAGATATGTGTGGCGTGCCTCATGAGAtggaattaataaaaaaattactgGGGAACTCACCAGTCTTAGAAAAACTGAGTATAGTGCCCTGTATATATGTTACAGAGTTAAAAGTGGATATGCTGGTAGAATTAGTAAGACTTCGACGGGCCTCTCCTCTAGCTGAAATCCTGTTCACCCAAGAATGA
- the LOC110795298 gene encoding protein NSP-INTERACTING KINASE 1 has product MLNLSQFLLPFVALFFYFCNSSVALLTPDGVNYEVQALVDIKDSLRDPHGVLDSWDRTAVDPCSWAMVSCSSEARVVSLGIPSQGLYGTLSPSIGNLTCLQTVLLQNNNISGYIPVEIGRLSKLQTLDISDNLFKGRIPPSLSHLKILHYLRLNNNSLSGDIPLSFANMTQLTFLDLSYNNLSGPVPRFQAKTFSVIGNPQICATASEKDCYGTAPLPLSFNVNNSDSSETQKSKGHSKLALALGSSIASTCLLICGFGFVLWWRHKHHKQMFFDVKDRHHEEVCLGNLRRFHFRELQGATSNFSSKNIIGKGGFGIVYKGHLSDGTIVAVKRLKDGNAVGGEIQFQTEVEMISLAVHRNLLRLNGFCMTSTERLLVYPYMSNGSVASRLKAKPSLDWGTRKRIALGAARGLLYLHEQCDPKIIHRDVKAANILLDDYCEAVVGDFGLAKLLDHQDSHVTTAVRGTVGHIAPEYLSTGQSSEKTDVFGFGILLLELITGQRALDFGKAANQKGAMLDWVKKINQEKKLEILVDKELKDKYDGIELEEIVQVFLLCTQFLPSERPKMSEVIRMLEGDGLAEKWEASQRSDSTRSKANDFSSSERYSDLTDDSSLLVQAMELSGPR; this is encoded by the exons ATGTTAAATTTAAGCCAATTTTTGCTGCCTTTTGTTGCCCTTTTCTTCTACTTTTGCAATTCTTCTGTTGCTCTGCTTACTCCTGATGGGGTTAATTATGAAG tgCAAGCTTTGGTGGATATTAAGGACTCTTTGAGGGACCCACATGGTGTTCTTGATAGTTGGGATAGAACTGCTGTTGATCCATGCAGTTGGGCTATGGTTTCCTGTTCTTCAGAAGCCCGAGTTGTTAGTTT GGGAATACCAAGCCAGGGCTTATATGGGACTCTTTCACCAAGTATTGGGAACTTGACATGTCTGCAGACTGT GCTTTTGCAGAATAACAACATTTCTGGATATATTCCTGTTGAGATAGGAAGGTTGTCAAAACTTCAAACACTTGATATTTCTGATAATCTCTTCAAAGGAAGAATTCCCCCTTCTCTATCTCATTTGAAGATCCTCCATTACTT GAGGTTGAACAACAATAGTCTTTCTGGAGATATTCCTCTATCCTTTGCCAACATGACACAGCTTACATTCCT AGACCTGTCCTACAATAATTTGAGTGGTCCTGTACCAAGGTTCCAAGCAAAAACATTCAG TGTTATAGGAAATCCTCAAATATGTGCCACAGCGAGCGAGAAAGATTGCTATGGAACAGCTCCGTTACCTCTTTCTTTCAATGTGAACAATTCAGACA GTTCTGAGACTCAAAAGTCCAAAGGTCATTCTAAGCTTGCCTTGGCCTTAGGTTCAAGTATAGCTAGCACTTGCCTGCTGATCTGTGGGTTTGGGTTCGTCTTATGGTGGCGACACAAACACCACAAACAGATGTTCTTCGATGTCAAAG ATCGACATCACGAAGAAGTTTGCCTTGGAAACTTGAGGAGATTTCATTTCAGAGAACTTCAAGGTGCAACAAGCAACTTCAGTAGCAAAAACATAATTGGGAAGGGTGGTTTTGGGATTGTGTACAAAGGACACCTTTCGGATGGTACTATTGTGGCAGTTAAGAGACTCAAGGATGGAAACGCCGTTGGTGGGGAGATCCAATTCCAGACTGAAGTTGAGATGATCAGCTTGGCTGTACACAGGAACCTTTTACGCCTAAATGGCTTTTGTATGACTTCCACTGAGAGGCTTTTGGTCTACCCTTACATGTCCAATGGAAGTGTGGCTTCTCGTCTCAAAG CAAAGCCATCACTGGACTGGGGCACCAGAAAACGAATAGCATTAGGGGCAGCTAGGGGACTACTATACCTTCACGAGCAATGTGATCCAAAGATAATACATAGGGATGTTAAGGCAGCTAATATACTGCTGGATGATTACTGTGAGGCCGTAGTCGGAGATTTTGGCTTGGCAAAGCTATTGGACCACCAAGATTCACATGTTACTACAGCTGTTAGGGGAACCGTGGGTCATATAGCTCCAGAATACCTTTCTACAGGACAATCTTCTGAAAAAACAGATGTCTTTGGTTTTGGAATCCTCCTACTAGAGTTGATAACTGGTCAGAGGGCACTAGATTTTGGTAAAGCagcaaaccagaaaggagctaTGTTAGATTGG GTGAAGAAAATAAACCAAGAAAAAAAGCTAGAAATATTGGTAGACAAGGAGTTGAAGGACAAGTATGACGGGATTGAGCTTGAGGAAATAGTCCAAGTATTTCTCCTATGTACTCAATTCCTCCCTAGTGAGAGACCTAAGATGTCAGAAGTAATAAGGATGCTCGAGGGAGATGGCCTCGCTGAGAAATGGGAAGCTTCTCAAAGAAGTGATTCAACACGGAGCAAAGCCAACGACTTCTCCTCTTCAGAACGTTACTCTGACCTCAccgatgattcttcattgcttGTTCAAGCAATGGAACTTTCTGGCCCAAGATGA